The Dioscorea cayenensis subsp. rotundata cultivar TDr96_F1 chromosome 16, TDr96_F1_v2_PseudoChromosome.rev07_lg8_w22 25.fasta, whole genome shotgun sequence sequence tgtcaTGTATGTGATTTTGATAATCTGCTGAAATTGGCATGAAaggtcaaccattggatagcccaatggtatgacaccaaagtataagggagaggtcatgggttcaaatccctcccccggCAGTACTATTCATCATACTGTTCATATACTATTCACCCGGGATTCTTACACTATTCTCATACTGCACATACTGTACATCCGGATTCTAGTactgtttagtactgtttatattcatataaaaagggcgcttgtcgtctattattcaaaaatttgcATGAAAGCTTGCATTGTTTTCAACTAATGGCACCTCACCATTCTCATGGTATAAAATttctttataatattatttacaattGTCTTTTAGGAGATATcagacaaaattaaaataatacaaagataATTATTTCCACTAAAATgtctttctttaaaaaaaaagattttttttctcaaaatacttactttaaaaaaattatttctttcacacGATCATGTTTATTCTTATCAAATTAACCAATAAGAATTATTACCAAGTGAGGCATATCAACACAACATATATAGGGATatataaaaccaataaaaatttcataaaataaaaaaaatcaactaattattaaatataattgttaGAATTAGCAAGATGCCACTTTATAtaaattgttaaaataaatttacaaagaaataccttcttttcttaatttttttatacataaataaaaaaaaagaaaattctaaaTACAAGACGATTAATGGGCACCAACTTGATGAAAGGTACATGCATATCCCAACTTGATCAAATTACGGTGAGAACCATGTTTACAAGAAACATGACATTTGTGACCcttgaagaaaaatatgaacCCTTCTTCGCATATTCTCACTCTATATATACCCTTCATTCCTTCAAAATTGTAAACCCGCTACCACCTTGATCAACTAGCTAGCTCTTGTTCTATACTTGTAGTAGTGCTTGAGCTTGAGCTTGAGCTTGAGCTAGTTGGTCCAATGGCTTCTTCCAAGTCTTCAGTATCCATTTGTGCTCTCTTCCTCATCTTCAACCTTCTCTTCTTCACCTTTGGGACTTCTCAGACGATCCCTGTGGTTATTCCTGCATCACCACCAGCTAACCTAGCCCCTGGTAATGATGGTCAATGCCCTCAGCTTGATGAATGTATTCCTGATGGTCCGCTCGATGACCTTAACAATGGTACCTCAGCTTGCTGCTCACTCATTGATCCTTTGATTGGCCTCGAAGCTGCAACGTGTCTATGCATTATAATTAAAGCCTTGGGAATATTCAACGTCAGCGACCTCGACCGTGCCGTTAGGACGATCCTCAAGTCCTGTAGAAAGGATGTTCCTGTGGGGTTCCAGTGCGCACCTAATTAAACGCCAAACAAGTCAGTGATGATGACGCTGGGTCACCAGTTTCTGCTTAAGATAttgatacaataaaaaaaaaaaagagctgaGAAAGATCGAATATTAAgtaataagataataatagaTAGTGATTCTCTGCCTGGGAGATTGTGAAGGCTTTCGTGGTCCTCCTGACTGGTGGTtcgtgttttgttttgttttgcgtGGTCTCCTGAGTGTTTTGTAGCCATTTTTTGTGGTTtgtttctctcttatttttctgtATCTCTGTTCTCACTACCGCCATTTCTTGTGGTTTGTTTCCCTCTTATTTTTCTGTATCTTTGTTCTCACTATCGTGTAGTGAGGTGTTGTTATcggtttctttcttttaattaataatggtttatccatctttaaaaagaaatatatattaaataataagagccaatatatatatatatatatatatatggagggctttataattaaaattaaatatacaaaatatatatgtataataaggTGTGGAGGTGCTTGCAAGCATTTCTCTCTTGCAGTGTCGACTTATTGTTTACTCTTGTCTACAAGAACTAATAATACTTGATGTTTATCCTTATTTCTTTGTTATGCTACGTACCATGCATGTGTGTGTGACTCACCCTaacttaatttatattgtttttttttattattttaaatcacATTCATTGAAGATGTATATACTCAAATCAAAAGAGCAGGCGCTAATCAACATACAAAATAATTATAGAATAAATTTAGTGCTTATTTtcaatgcaaaatatatatcttgtattataagaaaagtcaaaataattatagatattCATTTAAGTATTTCAACCTCGATCATGATGAAATACTTAAAAGCCACTAATCAATACggaaaatacttttaaaataatttgaatgatTAGTTCTACCATTCATATAAAAGGCGCATAAAATACTATTAAAATTAATcagatataaaattaatataatataaattttagtaattaatttgatAGTGTTTGCACTATACATGCAAATATGCAACTCAAGAACGTGGAGTTAACTGAAGGGACGACAAATTAAGGATTGTTAATTATTCGGTGATTAATAGCAATAATGTAGTGACTTTTACTAAACAACATAAATTATGATTctaataacttatttatttgataaagaattgataattataataataactctaATTATATAGGTGTGTTGTGTAGTTACGTATCTAACACAAAATTAGGCCAACCAGATTGGTACATGTATTTCAAAAGTGAGTACTTGCAGGCAAAATAAAAGCCACATCTACTTGATGTTAATAATGGGTTGAAAAAATGCATGCAAGTCGGAGATTCCATGCAGTCCACAAATGTGTAACTTCGAAGTATACATATGATGCATTGatgtttgaaaataaaaaagataccAAACGTCATCAAGATGAAATTtcttcaataattaaatatctttGCGTTGttctttaattaaatatacTTTTCAGATCTAGACAAGTCTTTCAGTGATAAATATTTGTAGTTTGTATAGTTTgctctttttttccttgaaaatttatgtttttcaaatgtttgcttatgctaaatatatatatggttatcCATACAGTATTAGGTCTTATCAACAGCTATTTGATAAagacgcaagtgtacatgctaatcgtgtaataaagtgttTAAAAACAGGATATCGGTCCACAAGGAAGAATGAGAAGGAAGAATGAGGTTATTGATACTTTAGTCTCGAAaattagcttaataaaaaagtagtgatgtgtgtgaaaaacaaaacaaaacaaaacaaaaagtaagaaaaacgaaaacaaagagaaaaaattaggagaaaaaaatgatatcctGGTAAATATTGCCATTGATTTTTGGCACAAACTTTGGTTTCATATTTATCATGGTTTTGACATAACTTTATTGGTTCGGTATTTGCCATGATTGATTTTGTatactttacttttttttttcacggTATTTGGTATAGTTTTTgataatatgtttttcttttttgttacaACTTTCGGCACACTTTTGcttattatatgaaaaaattaatttgtatgaaattaCATTTAGATTTTCTCCAATTGCACCTGTCAAAGATTTTCTTGAATTGCTGAACAAAAACCATCTTATTGAATTAACATATACTTGCACCATATATACATAAGAAACCATGTAGTATTACTATACAAACACCTGCATTAAAACAACAATTCAAGGTCAAGTAAAAGAAATTTATGTACACATCCTCCCAAGAAAACAAACTAGTTCTATGATTGCTGGTTTTCTAGTGGGTGGGAAAATCAACAATCACATCATAATACTGTAGTAATAAGTATTGCAAGAGCAAAAAACCCAAAGCTGGTTGATTATAGTTTTATCTCCAACATTTGATTGAACAATACTAAAGAATGTAGTACGATTTAGCCACAACAACTGGTACAATTTTTTGGTTCGGATTGTAAATAATTGTGGCCTATAGCAAAGTACCCAATATCTCCGATAAGGTCACCTGTCCTCGCCTTATGAACAACCTGCTAGAGATCCAATGATCAATAAAAGAGATTTCATTTCCCTGCTTGGATATCTGGAGTATTACTCGAGGAATACTCAAAATGCTGTAGCCATTCACACTTGCCTGCTCAATTCCATTTTTGTAATCAATAAAATCCTGCCGAGGTAAGAGCAGATTTAAGAATATGAATGCATGCTGAAGAAATAGTAAGAAATAATGAGTAATATTCAAAGAATTTTCGTTACCACACTGCCTGCCTGTCACCAGAATATAGAAGTCTGTTGGTGCTTCATTCTGCAAAATCACATTTTATCTGGGAGGAAATACTTGGCTTTCATCTCAGACACCTTCAAAGATACTAAAAAACAACATGATTTTAATGATATGTCAAGACAAGCCAATTTTGATCAAAGATTCAACACTCTATACAAAAAGACACCTGTGGttgaatctcaaaacacaaataactatattaaaacttataaatttcactaaataaatttattagtaCTGCATCGGTTTAGGATAATATCAAATAAAGATGTAAAACCTAGTTAAAGATCACATCAACACATCAAGATCATTAACAAAAAATTCCATAccatcaaaaccttaatatcTCCCAATAGTGGTAACTTGAGAAGACCCACACCCTTCATGAGATCAAATGACAAAAACAAATAGCAAACAACTAAATAGAGACATAACAATCGTAATACTTGGCAATAAATTAAGAACAACATGGTGCAGCAAATAGTATCAAGAGATATACTAAATCACCTGTAGGTGGAACACAAAAGACAAATCACTCTGCTTGACTTGCTCTTGCAGAAAGGGTATTGCTTATGAGGCCATATTCTTGATGGCACAACATAAAATAGAAGCAAAACCATATTAAAGCAGTTAAAAACAATATCAACATAAATAGTACAGAATTTTTTAGTTCTGGATATAACATACAGATATTGTCTTTGAATCAATTTCATGTGGTAGATGAAGGCAAGcggaataaataac is a genomic window containing:
- the LOC120278853 gene encoding hydrophobic seed protein-like; its protein translation is MASSKSSVSICALFLIFNLLFFTFGTSQTIPVVIPASPPANLAPGNDGQCPQLDECIPDGPLDDLNNGTSACCSLIDPLIGLEAATCLCIIIKALGIFNVSDLDRAVRTILKSCRKDVPVGFQCAPN